DNA sequence from the Daphnia carinata strain CSIRO-1 chromosome 8, CSIRO_AGI_Dcar_HiC_V3, whole genome shotgun sequence genome:
GGTACCAATGAGTCATATCGCTGCAGACAGCTTGTTTTATTAAGAGACATCAGACGGAACAAAGTAACAGATTTTTCTAACTTACAAAATTATTTCAACCATGCTTGACGCACTAGTTTCCATTAATTAAAGCTCATTAATCTTTCCTATCGaaaattaatttctttctaATTGTACCGTAGGTTGTCTACTTTTTATGTGAAGAGTTAACTCAAATGCTGAGCACGTGGTGAAACGGTGGTACTATCGCttcgacaagaaaaagaaatgtcggatatttcttttattagGGTGAAAGAGATGCGGCTTGGTTTGTTTCATGTGAGGTGGATTTTGAAGGATGTACTGAAGGCAGATTCCCACCAACAGAAATTGCAACTTCTTGGTTCAAAGTCAAGTTCTACATTCATCATCCACCTAAACATTATCACAAAGGATGAAAACATCCAccttggaaataaaaaacgcAAATTCTTGATCGGTGTTGAAGAGATATTGCCAAGGTACTCAGTGAATGTTATTACATCTAAAGAAGGGGCTGCTGGTATACATCAAGAAAACTTACCCAAATTAAACCACCAGTCGACTGACTCAGTAGTGAAACAGTTGAATTCTTGGGATTCAAGGCCTGTCTATATGTGGATACATCCTCATACTGGATCAgcatatgcaaatgaaataCCACTGCAGAACTTAGCTGACAGGATGTGGAGCCGGATTGTTATGGGATCTCTACCAAACGCCATTACACTGTGGATAGACTTTGGAACAACTAGTTTGGGTGAGAAGAATGTCATTCATGGCCTGAAAAGATTGCTTTACAGCCAAAGTCAGTGTGATGTTCAGTTTGTTTGCAAAAATGGACAAGAAGTGGGTGCCCATACCCTGATTCTGTCAACTGGAAGTCCAGTTTTTGCTGCCATGTTCCATTCGAAACCCTTAATACCAGGGGTTAATAAAGTGAAAATTGATGATTGTGAAATGGATGTGTTCAAGCAACTTTTGGTTTACTTGTACACTGgtaatgttccaaatctttcAGATGATAAAACAATCGTCATGTTTTTCAAACTGTCTGACAAATATGGCATCGAGACGCTCAAGAACCAATGCGTTGAATTATTGGTAAAGCGGGTGACAATTAGCAACGCCATCAGTTTGCTGATTCTCTCCCGCCTACATGCAGTGCCGAAGCTATTGGAATCTGTGTTAGAGTTTGTGGCCGGTAATGGCTTCGAAGTTTGCTCACAGCAAAAATGGATGGACCTGATGAAGCATTATCCGGATTTGTGCCTTATGGCCACGAGACGCATGACTGCTAAGAATGATAATTAACTTAGCAAATTCTATATTTAAAGTAAGGTACTTGTCCTCGTTAAACTTTTAAAGTCATTTGCTCTTTCATAAGCTATTAATCTTATTTAGGAAGTTCTCATGCAACCACTTTTTAATAGTTTGGCGGAACCAGTTTTCTATGCCGATTAATACAGAACTGCAGAAGTTCTGGATCAAGAAATGGAACCtagttattgaaaaatgcaaatcGCAAATGCTACCCTATCATAATCTGCTACAGTGACATTTAAAATGCACGGGCATTGTTCTAAACTCAGATTCTTTCCGTGATTTGTGTTTTTAAAGTAAGTTTTGTCAATTTCTTCAAAGCCTTCACCGCCCTCCAAAATCGAaggtaatttatttatttaaaattttctcttAGAAAATTGCTTCTCtaacggcttttttttttagtgttgtAGCTTGCGTGTGAGGTGCACTTGCAGTCATCTTGGGCCTGTATTATACGAAAACGGAGATAAaggttt
Encoded proteins:
- the LOC130700076 gene encoding uncharacterized protein LOC130700076, whose protein sequence is MSDISFIRVKEMRLGLFHVRWILKDVLKADSHQQKLQLLGSKSSSTFIIHLNIITKDENIHLGNKKRKFLIGVEEILPRYSVNVITSKEGAAGIHQENLPKLNHQSTDSVVKQLNSWDSRPVYMWIHPHTGSAYANEIPLQNLADRMWSRIVMGSLPNAITLWIDFGTTSLGEKNVIHGLKRLLYSQSQCDVQFVCKNGQEVGAHTLILSTGSPVFAAMFHSKPLIPGVNKVKIDDCEMDVFKQLLVYLYTGNVPNLSDDKTIVMFFKLSDKYGIETLKNQCVELLVKRVTISNAISLLILSRLHAVPKLLESVLEFVAGNGFEVCSQQKWMDLMKHYPDLCLMATRRMTAKNDN